From one Catharus ustulatus isolate bCatUst1 chromosome 1, bCatUst1.pri.v2, whole genome shotgun sequence genomic stretch:
- the SP8 gene encoding transcription factor Sp8, translated as MATSLLGEEPRVGSTPLAMLAATCNKIGSPSPSPSALSDSTSSFGKGFHPWKRSSSSASAGSCGAVGSGLPGFGVAGAARNGSSAAAAAAAAAAAALVSDSFSCGGSPGSSAFSLTSSSAAAASSPFANDYSVFQAPGSAGGGGGGGGGGGGAAGQEATAHQPVFISKVHTSVEGLQGIYPRVGMAHPYESWFKPSHPGLGAGEVGSAGASSWWDVGAGWIDVQSPNGAAALPGSLHPAAGGLQTSLHSPLGGYNSDYSGLGHSAFSSGASSHLLSPAGQHLMDGFKPVLPGSYPDSAPSPLAGAGGSMLGGGPAAPLAASPRSSARRYSGRATCDCPNCQEAERLGPAGASLRRKGLHSCHIPGCGKVYGKTSHLKAHLRWHTGERPFVCNWLFCGKRFTRSDELQRHLRTHTGEKRFACPVCNKRFMRSDHLSKHVKTHSGPGGAGGPGGGGPGGGPGPGGKKGSDTDSEHSAAGSPPCHSPELLPPPEPGHRNGLE; from the exons ATGGCAACTTCACTTCTAGGG GAGGAACCGCGGGTAGGCTCCACGCCGCTGGCCATGCTCGCCGCGACCTGCAACAAGAtcggcagccccagcccctcgcCGTCCGCCCTTTCGGACAGCACGTCCTCCTTCGGCAAAGGCTTCCACCCCTGGAAacgctcctcctcctcagcctcgGCGGGAAGCTGCGGAGCCGTGGGCTCCGGCCTCCCGGGCTTCGGCGtggcgggcgcggcgcggaACGGCTcctcggcggcggcggcagcggcggcggcggcggcggccgccctcGTCTCGGACTCGTTCAGCTGCGGCGGCTCGCCGGGATCCAGCGCCTTCTCCCTCACCTCCAGCAGCGCGGCGGCCGCCAGCTCGCCCTTCGCCAACGACTACTCCGTCTTCCAGGCGCCGGGCAGcgccggtggcggcggcggcggcggaggaggcggcggcggggcagcaggacaggaggcGACGGCGCACCAGCCCGTCTTCATCTCTAAGGTGCACACGTCGGTGGAGGGACTGCAGGGCATCTACCCGCGGGTGGGCATGGCGCACCCCTACGAGTCCTGGTTCAAGCCCTCGCACCCGGGGCTCGGCGCCGGCGAGGTAGGCTCAGCGGGCGCCTCCAGCTGGTGGGACGTGGGCGCCGGCTGGATCGACGTGCAGAGCCCCAACGGTGCGGCCGCGCTGCCCGGCTCGCTGCACCCGGCGGCCGGCGGACTCCAGACCTCGCTCCACTCGCCACTGGGCGGCTACAACTCGGATTACTCGGGCCTGGGCCACTCTGCCTTCAGCAGCGGCGCCTCCTCGCATCTCCTCAGCCCCGCCGGGCAGCATCTCATGGACGGATTTAAGCCGGTGCTGCCCGGCTCCTACCCGGACTCGGCCCCCTCGCCGCTGGCCGGCGCCGGGGGCTCCATGCTGGGCGGtggccccgccgcgccgctgGCCGCCTCGCCGCGCTCCTCCGCCCGCCGCTACTCGGGGCGCGCCACCTGCGACTGCCCCAACTGCCAGGAGGCCGAGCGGCTGGGGCCGGCGGGGGCCAGCCTGCGCCGCAAGGGGCTGCACAGCTGCCACATCCCCGGCTGCGGCAAGGTGTACGGCAAGACCTCGCACCTGAAGGCGCACCTGCGCTGGCACACGGGCGAGCGGCCCTTCGTCTGCAACTGGCTCTTCTGCGGGAAGCGCTTCACCCGCTCCGACGAGCTGCAGCGGCACCTGCGGACCCACACGGGCGAGAAGCGCTTCGCCTGCCCCGTCTGCAACAAGCGCTTCATGCGCAGCGACCACCTCAGCAAGCACGTCAAGACCCACAGCGGCCCCGGAGGAGCCGGgggccccggcggcggcggccccggcggcggccccggccccggcggcaAGAAGGGCAGCGACACCGACAGCGAGCACAGCGCGGCCGGCAGCCCGCCCTGCCACTCCCCGGAGCTTCTGCCGCCCCCCGAGCCTGGCCACCGCAACGGGCTGGAGTGA